One window of the Vicinamibacterales bacterium genome contains the following:
- a CDS encoding Rid family hydrolase: MSQVSTSTPPGTPWPIGPYSHISKVGQWITIGGTAGIDPATGELAGPDVASQTRQILDSFRVMLESVGSDLAHVIHVNVFLRDMKDFDAMNQAYAERMGDHRPARTAIGVNDLPKLGVLLTMNLTAVTRE, encoded by the coding sequence ATGTCACAAGTGAGCACGTCCACGCCGCCGGGCACGCCGTGGCCCATCGGCCCGTACAGCCACATCAGCAAAGTCGGGCAGTGGATCACGATTGGCGGCACCGCCGGGATTGACCCGGCCACCGGCGAGCTGGCAGGGCCCGACGTCGCCTCGCAGACCCGGCAGATTCTCGATTCATTCCGCGTGATGCTCGAGTCGGTGGGATCGGACCTCGCCCATGTCATCCACGTCAACGTGTTCCTGCGCGACATGAAGGACTTCGACGCCATGAACCAGGCCTATGCGGAACGCATGGGCGACCATCGGCCGGCTCGCACGGCCATCGGCGTGAACGATTTGCCCAAGCTTGGCGTGCTCCTGACGATGAACCTCACGGCGGTGACTCGGGAATGA
- a CDS encoding zf-HC2 domain-containing protein translates to MKCRELADFLMDYVSGELPEENRAHFELHLSRCRNCHEYLAQYESTVKAGRIACGEMSDELPDNVPEDLVKAVLAARKLDPSS, encoded by the coding sequence ATGAAATGCCGCGAGCTGGCCGACTTCCTGATGGACTACGTGAGCGGCGAGCTCCCGGAGGAGAACCGCGCGCACTTCGAGCTGCACCTCTCGCGGTGCCGCAACTGCCACGAGTACCTGGCGCAGTACGAGAGCACGGTCAAGGCCGGCCGCATCGCTTGCGGTGAGATGAGCGACGAGCTGCCCGACAACGTCCCCGAGGACCTGGTCAAGGCCGTCCTCGCCGCCCGCAAGCTCGACCCCTCCAGCTAA
- a CDS encoding MerR family transcriptional regulator has translation MSTSELIFISVAARMLNMHPQTLRKYERLGLVRPARTVGSMRLYSHDEIERLRFIKRLVDDAGVNLAGVQQLLSVAEAMQRIRPLMRPGALQRDATRRRLLREMDQLSALLGLDAEG, from the coding sequence GTGTCAACTTCAGAGCTGATCTTCATCTCCGTTGCCGCGCGCATGCTGAACATGCACCCGCAAACGCTGCGCAAGTACGAGCGGCTCGGGCTGGTGCGGCCGGCGCGCACGGTGGGCAGCATGCGGCTCTACTCGCACGACGAAATCGAGCGGCTGCGCTTCATCAAGCGGCTGGTGGATGACGCCGGCGTCAACCTCGCCGGCGTGCAGCAACTGCTGTCGGTCGCCGAGGCGATGCAGCGCATCCGCCCCCTGATGCGGCCGGGCGCGCTGCAGCGGGACGCGACGCGCCGGCGCCTGCTGCGTGAAATGGATCAACTGTCTGCCCTGCTGGGCCTGGACGCCGAGGGCTAG
- a CDS encoding DnaJ C-terminal domain-containing protein — MDFKDYYTTLGIAKTATEKEIKQAFRKLARKYHPDVNASDKGAEAKFKEVNEANEVLSDPVKRKKYDELGANWRAYENAPPGAGSPYGAGSPFGGGAGGGGFRNMTEDEVSEMFGGGDAPFSDFFTTFFGGMGGEDQGAGARGGRGRSRGRKGQDVEHPFELDLETALRGSVQRLQLRHDGHARSVEVRIPAGVTDGSRVRVSGEGGRGTGSGPSGDLFLRVQLKPHPVFEVKGRDVYTKTRVPVPTAVLGGEVDVLTPEAKTLRLKVPAGTQSGQRFRLRGHGWPTVGKPDERGDLYANVEVEIPKALSEEERGLYESLRAAGASSQRATAKSEG; from the coding sequence GTGGACTTCAAGGATTACTACACCACGCTCGGCATCGCCAAGACCGCCACCGAGAAGGAGATCAAGCAGGCCTTCCGGAAGCTGGCGCGAAAGTATCACCCGGACGTCAACGCCAGCGACAAGGGCGCCGAGGCGAAGTTCAAGGAAGTGAACGAAGCCAACGAAGTACTGAGCGACCCCGTCAAGCGGAAGAAGTACGACGAGCTGGGCGCCAACTGGCGCGCCTACGAGAACGCGCCGCCCGGCGCCGGCAGCCCGTATGGTGCCGGCAGTCCGTTCGGGGGCGGAGCCGGTGGTGGCGGGTTTCGGAACATGACCGAGGACGAGGTGTCCGAGATGTTCGGCGGCGGGGACGCCCCGTTCTCCGACTTCTTCACCACCTTCTTCGGCGGCATGGGCGGCGAAGACCAGGGGGCCGGGGCGCGCGGCGGCCGCGGCCGGTCGCGCGGCCGGAAGGGGCAGGATGTCGAGCACCCCTTCGAGCTGGACCTCGAAACCGCGTTGCGCGGCAGCGTCCAGCGGCTGCAACTGCGCCACGACGGTCACGCGCGATCGGTCGAGGTGCGCATCCCCGCCGGCGTCACCGACGGTTCGCGGGTGCGGGTCAGCGGTGAAGGCGGCCGCGGCACCGGCAGCGGGCCGAGCGGCGACCTCTTCCTGCGCGTGCAGCTGAAGCCGCATCCGGTGTTCGAGGTGAAGGGGCGCGACGTCTACACCAAGACCCGGGTGCCGGTGCCGACGGCGGTGCTCGGCGGCGAGGTTGACGTGCTGACGCCGGAGGCGAAGACGCTGCGGCTGAAGGTGCCCGCTGGGACGCAGAGCGGCCAGCGCTTCCGCCTGAGAGGCCATGGCTGGCCGACGGTCGGGAAACCAGACGAACGCGGCGACCTGTATGCGAATGTCGAAGTGGAGATTCCGAAGGCGTTGAGCGAGGAAGAGCGCGGGTTGTACGAGTCGCTCCGCGCGGCCGGTGCGTCGAGCCAGAGGGCGACCGCCAAGAGCGAAGGCTGA
- the clpB gene encoding ATP-dependent chaperone ClpB, with amino-acid sequence MNLNKFTEKAQEAVLAAPQLASELNHAQVEPEHLLVTLIEQQNGVVPSVFRKLTVEPGAIAGALRAHLAKQPKAHGGSEPHLSPRLRVVFDAAQAEAKAMQDEYVSTEHLLLGILNEPGKSATVDQLKANGITREKVLEALTAVRGSQRVTDQNPEGKYEALEKYGRDLTELARKGKLDPVIGRDEEVRRVIQVLSRRTKNNPVLIGEPGVGKTAIVEGLAQRIVRGDVPEGLKKKRIVTLDMGALIAGAKYRGEFEDRLKAVLKEVSEAEGQIVLFIDELHTVVGAGASEGSMDASNMLKPMLARGELHTIGATTLDEYRKYIEKDAALERRFQPVHVGEPTVEDTISILRGLRERYEIHHGVKFKDAALVAAAVLSHRYISDRFLPDKAIDLMDEAASKLRMEIDSMPVELDEVRRRIMQLEIEREALRKEKDKASKERLEKLEKELADLKEQQTGLTSHWEQEKDAIQSGRQLKEQVERVRVEVEQAQRSGDYAKASELQYGRVPELEARIKEQESRLQSLQKAKSMLKEEVDEEDIAEVVGKWTGIPVSRLMEGEVQKLLKMEERLHLRVVGQDEAIVAVSNAIRRARAGLQDPNRPLGSFIFLGPTGVGKTELARALAEFLFDNEHAMVRIDMSEYQEKHTVSRMIGAPPGYVGYDEAGQLTEAVRRRPYAVVLFDEVEKAHPEVLNVMLQLLDDGRLTDGKGRVVDFTNTVIVMTSNLRDLDSLRGHFRPEFINRIDDIVFFHTLDRVHIKKIVDIQLSGLLKRLESRKIRITLSDAAKDFLVAEGYDPVYGARPLKRALQRLLLDPLALRVLDGEFRDGDTVVVDLTADKISFTKGQPVNA; translated from the coding sequence ATGAATCTCAACAAGTTCACCGAAAAGGCCCAGGAGGCCGTGCTGGCCGCGCCGCAGTTGGCGTCGGAGTTGAACCACGCGCAGGTCGAGCCCGAACACTTGCTCGTCACGCTGATCGAGCAGCAGAACGGCGTCGTGCCAAGCGTGTTCCGCAAGCTGACCGTGGAGCCGGGCGCCATCGCCGGCGCGCTGCGCGCCCACCTGGCGAAGCAGCCGAAGGCCCACGGCGGCTCGGAGCCCCACCTCTCCCCGCGCCTCCGCGTGGTGTTCGACGCCGCCCAGGCCGAAGCCAAGGCGATGCAAGACGAGTACGTCAGCACCGAGCACCTGCTGCTCGGGATCCTGAACGAGCCCGGCAAGTCGGCGACGGTCGATCAGCTGAAGGCCAACGGGATCACGCGCGAGAAGGTGCTCGAGGCGCTGACCGCCGTGCGCGGCAGCCAGCGGGTGACCGACCAGAACCCCGAAGGCAAGTACGAGGCGCTCGAGAAGTACGGCCGCGACCTCACCGAGCTCGCCCGCAAGGGCAAGCTCGACCCGGTGATTGGGCGAGACGAGGAAGTGCGCCGGGTGATCCAGGTGCTGTCGCGCCGCACCAAGAACAACCCGGTCCTGATCGGCGAGCCCGGCGTCGGCAAGACGGCGATCGTCGAAGGCCTCGCCCAGCGCATCGTCCGCGGCGACGTCCCGGAGGGCCTGAAGAAGAAACGCATTGTCACGCTCGACATGGGCGCGCTGATCGCGGGCGCGAAGTACCGCGGCGAGTTCGAGGACCGGCTCAAGGCCGTGCTCAAGGAAGTGTCGGAGGCCGAGGGCCAGATCGTCCTGTTCATCGACGAGCTGCACACGGTGGTGGGCGCCGGCGCCTCGGAGGGGTCGATGGACGCCTCGAACATGCTGAAGCCGATGCTGGCCCGCGGCGAGCTCCACACCATTGGCGCCACCACGCTGGACGAGTACCGCAAGTACATCGAGAAGGACGCGGCCCTCGAGCGCCGCTTCCAGCCGGTGCACGTCGGCGAACCGACGGTCGAAGACACCATCAGCATCCTGCGCGGCCTCCGCGAGCGCTACGAGATCCACCACGGCGTCAAGTTCAAGGACGCCGCGCTGGTCGCCGCCGCCGTGCTGTCGCACCGCTACATCTCCGACCGCTTCCTGCCCGACAAGGCCATTGACCTGATGGACGAGGCGGCGTCGAAGCTGCGCATGGAAATCGACTCCATGCCGGTGGAGCTCGACGAAGTGCGCCGCCGCATCATGCAGCTGGAAATCGAGCGCGAGGCCCTCCGCAAGGAGAAGGACAAGGCGTCGAAAGAGCGCCTCGAGAAGCTCGAGAAGGAGCTGGCCGACCTCAAGGAACAGCAGACCGGGCTGACGTCGCACTGGGAGCAGGAGAAGGACGCGATCCAGTCGGGCCGCCAGTTGAAGGAACAGGTCGAGCGCGTGCGCGTCGAGGTCGAGCAGGCGCAGCGGTCCGGCGACTACGCGAAGGCCTCGGAGCTGCAGTACGGCCGCGTGCCCGAGCTCGAGGCGCGCATCAAGGAGCAGGAGTCGCGCCTGCAGAGCCTGCAGAAGGCCAAGAGCATGCTCAAGGAAGAAGTGGACGAGGAAGACATCGCCGAAGTCGTCGGCAAGTGGACCGGCATCCCGGTCAGCCGCCTGATGGAAGGCGAGGTCCAGAAGCTCCTCAAGATGGAAGAGCGGCTGCACCTCCGCGTGGTCGGACAGGACGAGGCCATCGTCGCCGTGTCGAACGCCATTCGCCGCGCCCGCGCCGGGTTGCAGGACCCGAACCGTCCGCTCGGCAGCTTCATCTTCCTCGGGCCCACCGGCGTCGGCAAGACCGAGCTCGCCCGCGCCCTCGCCGAGTTCCTGTTCGACAATGAGCACGCGATGGTGCGCATCGACATGTCGGAGTACCAGGAAAAGCACACCGTATCGCGCATGATCGGCGCGCCTCCCGGCTACGTCGGCTACGACGAGGCCGGCCAGCTCACCGAGGCGGTCCGCCGCCGGCCGTACGCCGTGGTGCTGTTCGATGAAGTCGAGAAGGCGCACCCCGAGGTGCTGAACGTCATGCTCCAGTTGCTCGATGACGGCCGGCTGACCGACGGCAAGGGCCGCGTCGTCGACTTCACCAACACCGTGATCGTCATGACCTCGAACCTCCGCGACCTGGACTCCCTGCGCGGGCACTTCCGGCCGGAGTTCATCAACCGCATCGACGACATCGTGTTCTTCCACACGCTCGACCGGGTGCACATCAAGAAGATCGTGGACATCCAGCTGAGCGGCCTGCTGAAGCGGCTGGAAAGCCGCAAGATCCGGATTACCCTGAGCGACGCCGCCAAGGACTTCCTGGTGGCTGAAGGGTATGATCCGGTCTATGGGGCCCGGCCGCTGAAGCGGGCCCTCCAGCGGCTCCTGCTCGATCCGCTGGCGCTGCGCGTGCTCGACGGCGAGTTCCGCGATGGCGACACGGTCGTCGTCGATCTGACGGCCGATAAAATCAGTTTCACGAAAGGTCAGCCCGTCAATGCCTAG
- the ftsH gene encoding ATP-dependent zinc metalloprotease FtsH, translating into MPSPTAPPGGNPKDRRQASPKPTVLWWVLGALTVLAVGQAYFLTPAGRQISYSEFKGMVRTGQVAEVAVGDSIIRGTLKKAGDDGVTAFSTTRIEDPKLVEELDAATVKYSGELVSRWLPEVLGWVLPLLLLFGLWSFFMRRMGGAEGGIMSFARSKAKLMAEDDVKTTFADVAGVDEAAQELREIVEFLKTPKKYTNLGGKIPKGVLLVGPPGTGKTLLARAVAGEAKVPFFSLSGSEFVEMFVGVGAARVRDMFAQAEAKAPCIVFIDELDALGKARVQSPMGSHEEREQTLNQLLSEMDGFDARKAIIIMAATNRPEVLDPALLRPGRFDRQVLVDKPDVKGREDVLKIHVRNVKLNASVDLRKVAARTAGFAGADLANLVNEAALLAARREGTTVEMIDFDEAIDRLVAGLEKKRVMSTKEREIVAYHESGHAIVATVLPNMDPVHKISIVARGFGALGYTMQLPLEDRYLMQRGDLLNQMAILLGGRAAEEIAIGEISTGAQNDLQRVSDLARSMVTEWGMSERLGTINFDPPRRNRFLDLGMPVERGLYSDDTARLIDDEVKQIITGAHNEARRILRDQREALEVVTRRLLEKEVMEGDELRELMAAHPGAVPAPAHP; encoded by the coding sequence ATGCCTAGCCCGACCGCGCCTCCCGGCGGTAACCCGAAAGACCGCCGGCAGGCGTCACCCAAGCCCACCGTGCTGTGGTGGGTGCTCGGAGCGCTCACCGTGCTGGCCGTTGGCCAGGCCTACTTCCTCACGCCGGCGGGACGGCAGATCTCGTACAGCGAGTTCAAGGGCATGGTCCGCACCGGCCAGGTGGCCGAGGTCGCCGTCGGCGACTCGATCATCCGCGGCACGCTCAAGAAGGCCGGCGACGACGGCGTCACCGCGTTTTCGACGACGCGCATCGAAGACCCGAAGCTGGTCGAGGAACTCGACGCGGCGACCGTGAAGTACTCTGGCGAGCTGGTGAGCCGCTGGCTGCCGGAAGTGCTCGGCTGGGTGCTGCCGCTCCTGCTGCTCTTCGGCCTGTGGTCGTTCTTCATGCGTCGCATGGGCGGCGCTGAAGGCGGCATCATGTCGTTCGCCCGCAGCAAGGCCAAGCTGATGGCTGAAGACGACGTCAAGACGACCTTTGCCGATGTCGCCGGCGTGGATGAGGCCGCCCAGGAACTGCGCGAAATTGTCGAGTTCCTGAAGACCCCCAAGAAGTACACCAACCTCGGCGGCAAGATTCCGAAGGGCGTGTTGCTGGTCGGCCCGCCGGGCACCGGCAAGACGCTGCTGGCCCGCGCCGTGGCCGGCGAAGCCAAGGTCCCCTTCTTCAGCCTGAGCGGATCGGAATTCGTCGAGATGTTCGTCGGCGTCGGCGCGGCCCGCGTGCGCGACATGTTTGCGCAGGCCGAAGCCAAGGCGCCGTGCATCGTGTTCATCGACGAGCTCGACGCGCTGGGCAAGGCGCGCGTCCAGAGCCCCATGGGCAGTCATGAAGAGCGCGAGCAGACGCTGAACCAGTTGCTGTCGGAGATGGACGGTTTCGACGCGCGCAAGGCCATCATCATCATGGCCGCCACCAACCGCCCTGAAGTGCTGGACCCCGCCCTGTTGCGCCCCGGCCGCTTCGATCGCCAGGTGCTGGTGGACAAGCCGGACGTCAAGGGCCGTGAAGACGTCCTGAAGATCCACGTCCGCAACGTGAAGCTCAACGCCTCCGTGGATCTGCGCAAGGTGGCCGCGCGCACGGCCGGCTTTGCCGGCGCCGACCTCGCCAACCTCGTCAACGAAGCCGCCCTGCTGGCGGCGCGGCGCGAGGGGACGACGGTGGAGATGATCGACTTCGACGAGGCCATCGACCGCCTGGTGGCGGGCCTCGAGAAGAAGCGCGTGATGAGCACCAAGGAACGTGAGATCGTGGCGTACCACGAGTCGGGCCACGCGATTGTGGCGACCGTGCTGCCCAACATGGACCCGGTCCACAAGATCTCGATCGTGGCCCGCGGCTTTGGCGCGCTGGGCTACACGATGCAGCTGCCCCTGGAAGATCGCTACCTGATGCAGAGGGGCGACCTGCTGAACCAGATGGCGATCCTGCTCGGCGGCCGCGCCGCCGAGGAGATTGCGATCGGCGAAATCTCCACCGGTGCGCAGAACGACCTCCAGCGTGTCTCCGACCTGGCCCGCTCGATGGTCACGGAATGGGGCATGAGCGAGCGGCTCGGCACCATCAACTTCGACCCGCCCCGCCGCAACCGCTTCCTGGACCTCGGCATGCCGGTCGAGCGAGGCCTCTACAGCGACGACACCGCCCGCCTGATCGATGACGAGGTGAAGCAGATCATCACCGGTGCGCACAACGAGGCCCGCCGCATCCTGCGCGACCAGCGCGAGGCGCTCGAGGTCGTGACCCGCCGCCTGCTGGAAAAGGAAGTAATGGAAGGCGACGAACTGCGCGAGTTGATGGCCGCGCACCCGGGCGCGGTCCCCGCCCCCGCGCACCCGTGA
- a CDS encoding L-lactate permease, protein MAELFHQIYNPVAGSVLLSALVASIPPILLAICLAVLRIAPWKSAIAGAASAFLLAWMVWGMPLGLTFAAATHGMAFGLWPICWIVFSSVMFYNLSVESGDFDVIRRSLARLTTDRRIQILLVAFCFGALIEGIAGFGAPVAITAAMLAGLGFEPIMAAVLALIANTAPVAFGSLGIPVTTLGGLLAPMLGHDTQTTTRALSAMVGRQLPFFSMVIPAYLVVLYAGWGRMLAVFPAVFTAGLSFAIGQFLVSNYVGPELTDTLAALFSLASVALLLKFWSPKDAYVDGRPMVVESTIDAASRVSRAYATYGILIVTVLIGQVGNFAGLSQLQPPANVTALLRCGQIGNRLCPDPWAGESAATDPQGFRFPVWEFSWPGAFNLVDGKPAPIVQREAPVVASSSPYALTYRLDFLATAGTLVLFATFIALIPMVVAGARPGILGIAFRKTATQLRLPIITIAFILSIATVMNYSGMTSSMALALAQTGWLFPFFSAWLGMLGVFLTGSDTSSNTLFGPLQATTAKVSGLDPILMGATNSSAGVMGKMISPQNLSVGAAGVGAVGREGEIFAKVIFHSLALTGLMGVLAMLQAYVVPWMVPTL, encoded by the coding sequence TTGGCCGAACTCTTTCACCAGATCTACAACCCCGTGGCCGGCAGCGTGCTGCTGTCGGCCCTTGTCGCCTCCATTCCGCCCATCCTGCTGGCGATTTGCCTGGCGGTGCTGCGCATTGCGCCCTGGAAGTCGGCGATTGCCGGCGCCGCGAGCGCCTTCCTGCTGGCGTGGATGGTCTGGGGCATGCCGCTGGGCCTCACCTTCGCCGCCGCCACCCACGGCATGGCCTTCGGGCTCTGGCCGATCTGCTGGATCGTGTTCAGCTCGGTGATGTTCTACAACCTCTCGGTCGAAAGCGGCGACTTCGACGTGATTCGGCGGTCGCTCGCCCGGCTCACCACCGACCGGCGAATCCAGATCCTGCTGGTGGCGTTCTGCTTCGGCGCCTTGATCGAGGGCATTGCCGGCTTCGGCGCGCCAGTCGCGATCACGGCGGCGATGCTGGCCGGTCTGGGGTTCGAGCCGATCATGGCCGCGGTGCTCGCGCTGATCGCCAACACCGCGCCGGTCGCGTTCGGGTCGCTCGGCATTCCGGTGACGACGCTCGGCGGCCTGCTCGCGCCCATGCTCGGGCACGACACCCAGACGACGACGCGGGCCTTGTCGGCGATGGTCGGCCGGCAACTGCCGTTCTTCTCGATGGTCATCCCGGCGTACCTGGTCGTGCTGTACGCCGGTTGGGGCCGCATGCTGGCGGTCTTCCCCGCCGTGTTCACGGCGGGCCTCTCGTTCGCGATCGGCCAGTTCCTGGTCTCCAACTACGTGGGGCCGGAGCTGACGGACACGCTCGCCGCCTTGTTCTCGCTGGCGTCGGTCGCGCTGTTGCTCAAGTTCTGGAGTCCCAAAGACGCCTATGTGGACGGCCGTCCCATGGTGGTGGAGAGCACCATCGACGCGGCGTCGCGCGTCAGCCGCGCGTATGCCACCTACGGCATCCTGATCGTCACGGTCCTGATCGGCCAGGTCGGCAACTTCGCCGGCCTGTCGCAACTGCAGCCGCCGGCCAACGTCACGGCACTCCTGCGCTGCGGCCAGATCGGCAATCGGCTGTGCCCCGACCCCTGGGCCGGTGAGAGCGCCGCGACCGATCCGCAAGGGTTCCGCTTTCCGGTGTGGGAGTTCAGCTGGCCCGGCGCCTTCAACCTGGTTGACGGTAAGCCGGCCCCGATTGTCCAGCGCGAAGCGCCGGTCGTGGCGTCTTCCTCGCCCTACGCGCTGACCTACCGGCTCGACTTCCTGGCCACGGCGGGCACGCTCGTGCTGTTCGCGACGTTCATTGCGCTGATCCCGATGGTGGTCGCGGGCGCACGGCCGGGCATTCTCGGCATCGCCTTCAGGAAGACGGCAACGCAGTTGCGGCTGCCGATCATCACGATCGCCTTCATCCTGTCGATTGCCACGGTCATGAATTATTCAGGCATGACCTCGTCGATGGCGCTCGCCCTGGCGCAAACCGGGTGGCTGTTCCCGTTCTTTTCCGCCTGGCTCGGCATGCTCGGCGTGTTCCTGACCGGCAGCGACACCTCGTCCAACACCCTGTTCGGGCCACTGCAGGCCACCACGGCCAAGGTGTCGGGCCTCGATCCGATCCTGATGGGCGCGACCAACAGCTCGGCCGGCGTGATGGGCAAGATGATCAGCCCCCAGAACCTGTCGGTGGGCGCCGCCGGCGTCGGCGCGGTCGGCCGGGAAGGCGAGATCTTCGCCAAGGTCATCTTCCACAGCCTGGCGCTGACCGGGCTGATGGGCGTGCTCGCCATGCTGCAGGCCTATGTCGTCCCCTGGATGGTGCCGACGCTCTGA
- a CDS encoding FHA domain-containing protein produces MPPHMFGVFVFDPGARQLTRVGEPVHLTAKAVDLLTLLVSRRPEAVAKKQIHETLWPDTFVTDVSLTTLIFELRTALGESARQPCFIRTVHGFGYAFQADNAQSDTDIRETQFCVIHDGREVSLRPGENLLGRSRDCRLRLDSTKVSRHHARITVDGDAALIEDCGSRNGTSVRGVKTDGRVRLEDGDDIDVAGIRVIFRILAGAHGTAMTE; encoded by the coding sequence GTGCCCCCTCACATGTTCGGCGTCTTCGTCTTCGATCCTGGCGCTCGCCAGTTGACGCGCGTCGGTGAGCCGGTTCACCTGACCGCCAAGGCGGTGGATCTGCTGACGCTGCTGGTCTCCAGGCGTCCGGAGGCGGTGGCCAAGAAGCAGATTCACGAGACCCTGTGGCCCGACACGTTCGTGACGGATGTCAGCCTGACCACCCTCATCTTCGAGTTGCGCACGGCGCTTGGCGAGTCCGCGCGGCAGCCCTGCTTCATCCGCACGGTCCATGGCTTCGGCTACGCGTTCCAGGCTGACAACGCGCAGAGCGACACCGACATTCGCGAGACGCAGTTCTGCGTCATCCACGACGGTCGCGAAGTGAGCCTGCGGCCGGGTGAGAACCTGCTGGGCCGGTCGCGGGACTGCCGGCTGCGACTTGACTCGACCAAGGTGTCGCGGCACCACGCGCGCATCACCGTGGACGGCGATGCCGCGTTGATCGAAGACTGCGGCAGCCGCAACGGCACCTCGGTGCGTGGTGTGAAGACCGACGGGCGCGTGCGCCTGGAGGACGGCGACGACATCGACGTGGCCGGCATTCGGGTGATCTTCCGCATTCTCGCCGGCGCCCACGGCACGGCAATGACCGAATGA
- a CDS encoding CDGSH iron-sulfur domain-containing protein, with translation MITIKVRENGSLLVEGEDVKLVDWTGAEYVVPKKPFALCRCGQSQQKPFCDGSHKACGFTAGEGAPGPKANPPAPPTT, from the coding sequence ATGATCACTATCAAGGTTCGAGAGAACGGCTCGCTGCTGGTCGAGGGCGAGGACGTCAAGCTGGTGGACTGGACCGGCGCCGAGTACGTCGTGCCGAAAAAACCGTTCGCCCTGTGCCGCTGCGGCCAGTCGCAGCAGAAGCCGTTCTGCGACGGCTCGCACAAGGCCTGCGGCTTCACCGCCGGTGAGGGCGCACCCGGTCCGAAGGCCAACCCGCCCGCGCCCCCGACGACGTAA
- the rho gene encoding transcription termination factor Rho: MPSHKRHGPHRGGGHQPPPQPDVAAESAEHALNESKKPGLNITELKEMSIQHLTQVAKDLDVAGATGMRKQELIFQILKAQTEQSGFIFSEGVLEVLPDGFGFLRAPDYNYLPGPDDIYVSPSQIRKFDLQTGDTVSGQIRPPKEGERYFALIKVEAVNFEAPDQAREKLFFENLTPLYPLERVKLETEADNLSARVMDLMTPIGKGQRGLIVAPPRTGKTMLLQNIAQSVAKNHPEIYLIVLLIDERPEEVTDMQRSVDGEVISSTFDEPAQRHVQVAEMVIEKAKRLVEHKKDVLILLDSITRLARAYNTVIPASGKVLSGGLDSNALQKPKRFFGAARNIEEGGSLTIIATALVDTGSRMDDVIFEEFKGTGNMEIHLDRKLSDKRTFPAIDILKSGTRKEELLISKEDLSRVYVLRRVLNPLSPVEAMELLLDKMAKTKNNAEFLSAMQKG; this comes from the coding sequence ATGCCTAGTCACAAGCGTCACGGTCCGCACCGCGGTGGCGGTCACCAGCCCCCACCCCAGCCTGATGTCGCCGCCGAATCGGCCGAACATGCCCTGAACGAAAGCAAGAAGCCCGGGCTCAACATCACCGAGCTGAAGGAGATGAGCATCCAGCATCTCACCCAGGTCGCCAAGGACCTGGACGTCGCCGGCGCGACGGGGATGCGCAAGCAAGAGCTGATCTTCCAAATCCTGAAGGCGCAGACCGAGCAGAGCGGCTTCATCTTCTCGGAAGGCGTGCTGGAAGTGCTGCCAGACGGCTTCGGCTTCCTCCGCGCGCCCGACTACAACTACCTGCCGGGTCCCGACGACATCTACGTCTCGCCCTCGCAGATCCGCAAGTTCGACCTGCAGACCGGCGACACGGTGTCAGGGCAGATTCGGCCGCCGAAAGAAGGGGAGCGCTACTTCGCCCTGATCAAGGTCGAGGCCGTCAACTTCGAGGCCCCAGACCAGGCGCGCGAGAAGCTGTTCTTCGAGAACCTGACACCGCTCTATCCGCTGGAGCGGGTCAAGCTCGAAACCGAGGCCGACAACCTCTCCGCCCGCGTCATGGACCTGATGACGCCCATCGGCAAGGGCCAGCGCGGCCTGATCGTCGCGCCGCCGCGCACCGGCAAGACCATGCTGCTGCAGAACATCGCGCAATCGGTGGCGAAGAACCACCCCGAGATCTACCTGATCGTGCTGCTGATCGACGAGCGTCCCGAGGAAGTGACCGACATGCAGCGCTCGGTGGACGGGGAAGTGATCTCCTCGACGTTCGACGAGCCCGCCCAGCGCCACGTGCAGGTCGCCGAGATGGTGATCGAGAAGGCGAAGCGCCTGGTCGAACACAAGAAGGACGTGCTGATCCTGCTCGACTCGATCACGCGCCTGGCCCGCGCCTACAACACCGTGATTCCGGCGTCGGGCAAGGTCCTCTCCGGCGGTCTCGACAGCAACGCGCTGCAGAAACCAAAGCGCTTCTTCGGCGCCGCCCGCAACATCGAAGAGGGCGGCTCGCTCACCATCATCGCCACCGCGCTGGTCGACACCGGCTCGCGCATGGACGACGTGATCTTCGAGGAGTTCAAGGGCACCGGCAACATGGAGATCCACCTGGATCGGAAGCTGTCGGACAAGCGCACCTTCCCGGCCATCGACATCCTCAAGAGCGGCACCCGCAAGGAAGAACTGCTGATCTCGAAAGAGGATCTCAGCCGCGTCTACGTGCTCCGCCGCGTCCTCAACCCGCTGTCGCCGGTCGAGGCGATGGAACTGCTGCTCGACAAGATGGCGAAGACCAAGAACAACGCCGAGTTCCTTTCTGCCATGCAGAAGGGCTAA